The following coding sequences are from one Paraburkholderia caballeronis window:
- a CDS encoding ABC transporter permease, producing MSSVSGVPLRAGGPAAYRRARRQAALRAFLLAAPLLVFLLATFIAPIAILLARSVENPEVPRGMPALTPMLRAWDGSGTPGEPVFAALAAGLGQAAADGRLGDIARRMNLYEPEFRSLLLKTSRKVRGQTPDAWKPALIDFDARWGQPETWRLLKRAASTPTPDYLLNAIDAQVRPDGSIAPVPADSAVYRAAFGRTVWISASVTLLCLMFGYPVAYLLANLPPKQSNRLMLFVIVPFWTSLLVRTTAWYVLLQPSGVVNQVLMALHLIDHPVPLVFNRIGVLVGMTHILLPYMILAIYSVMKNVSPVYMRAAQSLGAHPATAFVRVYVPQTLPGVGAGCFLVFVLALGYYITPALLGGAGDAMISQLIASQTNDLLNWGLAGALSAYLVVFTAVFYFLFNRLVGIDRLRFG from the coding sequence CTGTCTTCTGTATCGGGCGTGCCGTTGCGCGCCGGCGGGCCGGCGGCCTACCGGCGGGCGCGGCGCCAGGCCGCGCTGCGCGCGTTTCTGCTCGCGGCGCCGTTGCTCGTGTTCCTGCTGGCGACCTTTATCGCGCCGATCGCGATCCTGCTCGCGCGCAGCGTGGAGAATCCCGAGGTGCCCCGCGGCATGCCCGCGCTGACGCCGATGCTGCGCGCCTGGGACGGTTCGGGTACCCCGGGCGAACCGGTCTTCGCGGCGCTGGCTGCCGGGCTCGGGCAGGCAGCGGCCGACGGCAGGCTCGGCGACATCGCGCGGCGCATGAACCTCTACGAACCGGAGTTCCGCAGTCTGTTGCTGAAAACTTCTCGAAAGGTGCGTGGGCAGACGCCGGATGCCTGGAAGCCCGCGCTGATCGATTTCGACGCACGTTGGGGACAGCCCGAAACCTGGCGGTTGCTCAAGCGCGCGGCCTCGACGCCGACGCCCGACTATCTGCTGAACGCCATCGATGCGCAGGTCAGACCTGATGGCTCGATCGCGCCTGTGCCGGCAGACAGCGCCGTTTACCGCGCCGCCTTCGGCCGGACGGTCTGGATCAGCGCATCGGTGACGCTGCTCTGTCTGATGTTCGGCTATCCGGTCGCCTATCTGCTCGCGAACCTGCCGCCGAAGCAGAGCAACCGGCTGATGCTGTTCGTGATCGTGCCGTTCTGGACCTCGCTGCTGGTGCGTACGACGGCCTGGTACGTCTTGCTGCAGCCATCCGGTGTCGTCAACCAGGTGTTGATGGCGCTGCATCTGATCGACCATCCCGTGCCGCTGGTCTTCAATCGCATCGGCGTGCTGGTGGGCATGACGCATATCCTGCTGCCCTACATGATTCTCGCGATCTACTCCGTGATGAAGAACGTCTCGCCGGTCTACATGCGCGCCGCGCAGTCGCTCGGCGCCCACCCGGCCACGGCGTTCGTGCGGGTCTATGTGCCGCAGACGCTACCGGGCGTCGGCGCCGGCTGTTTCCTCGTGTTCGTGCTGGCGCTCGGCTATTACATCACGCCGGCGCTGCTCGGCGGGGCGGGCGACGCCATGATCAGTCAGCTGATTGCCTCGCAGACCAACGATCTGCTGAACTGGGGGCTGGCCGGCGCGTTGTCCGCTTATCTGGTCGTATTTACCGCAGTGTTCTACTTCCTGTTCAACCGTCTGGTCGGCATCGACCGGCTGCGCTTCGGCTAG
- a CDS encoding amino acid ABC transporter permease has translation MSGFDPAVITHNLPEIGSGLVMTIGTWAVSLAIGALIGFVVALMQQFCGRGVRAVLRIYIELFRGTPFLVQLFLLYYGGPAFGLTLLPLVAGVASLSLYAGAYFSEVFRSGFSSVPRGHLEAASCLGLTRWQAIRRVQLPQMLVLILPAMTNLAIVLSKETAVLSIVTVPELTFVLTGIGSATFAFVETLLVLSLCYLLLVELASSAGRWAERRVGRFIA, from the coding sequence ATGTCGGGTTTTGATCCTGCTGTCATTACGCACAACCTGCCGGAGATCGGTTCGGGCCTGGTCATGACGATCGGCACATGGGCCGTCAGCCTCGCGATCGGCGCGCTGATCGGTTTCGTCGTTGCGCTGATGCAGCAGTTTTGCGGGCGCGGCGTGAGGGCGGTGTTGCGTATCTATATCGAGTTGTTCCGCGGCACGCCGTTTCTCGTGCAGCTATTCCTGCTGTACTACGGTGGCCCGGCGTTCGGGCTGACGCTGCTGCCCCTGGTGGCCGGCGTGGCGAGTCTCTCGCTTTACGCGGGCGCGTATTTCTCCGAGGTATTTCGTTCCGGATTCTCGTCAGTGCCGCGCGGGCATCTGGAAGCCGCGTCGTGCCTGGGGTTGACGCGCTGGCAGGCGATCAGGCGAGTACAGTTGCCGCAGATGCTGGTGCTGATCCTGCCCGCCATGACGAATCTGGCGATCGTGCTGAGCAAGGAAACCGCCGTGCTGTCGATCGTGACCGTGCCGGAACTGACCTTCGTGTTGACCGGTATCGGCTCGGCGACGTTCGCGTTCGTCGAAACGCTGCTCGTGCTGTCGCTGTGCTATCTGCTGCTGGTCGAGCTTGCGAGTTCGGCGGGCCGTTGGGCGGAGCGGCGTGTCGGCCGCTTTATCGCATGA
- a CDS encoding class II aldolase and adducin N-terminal domain-containing protein, giving the protein MNEAQLRIDLAAAFRCFARLGMHEAVANHLSAAVSPDGRQFLMNPKWKHFSRICASDLVLVDADDSSSLRNGEIDPTAWAIHGQLHRRLPHVRVAMHLHPVYATAISTLKDPTIQPIEQNTARYFNRVALDAAFGGMADTEAEGERLVRLLGDHSRLMMCNHGVMVTAPTIGEAFDDMYTLERACQILATAYATNRPLHILTDEVAEKTARDWEGIRDFSLAHFEEMKRILDREDPSYAA; this is encoded by the coding sequence ATGAACGAAGCCCAATTGCGTATCGATCTCGCCGCGGCATTCCGCTGCTTTGCCCGTCTCGGCATGCACGAGGCGGTGGCGAATCATTTGAGTGCGGCCGTTTCGCCGGACGGCCGGCAGTTCCTGATGAACCCGAAATGGAAGCATTTTTCGCGTATCTGCGCCAGCGATCTGGTGCTGGTCGATGCGGACGATTCGAGCAGTCTGAGGAATGGCGAAATCGATCCGACCGCATGGGCGATTCACGGGCAGCTGCATCGCCGCTTGCCGCACGTGCGCGTTGCGATGCATCTGCACCCCGTCTATGCGACCGCGATTTCGACGCTGAAGGATCCGACCATCCAGCCGATCGAGCAGAACACGGCGCGCTACTTCAACCGGGTGGCGCTGGATGCGGCGTTCGGCGGCATGGCCGATACCGAGGCCGAAGGCGAGCGCCTGGTGCGGCTGCTGGGCGATCACTCGCGGCTGATGATGTGCAATCACGGCGTAATGGTGACCGCGCCGACCATCGGCGAGGCCTTCGACGACATGTACACGCTCGAACGCGCCTGCCAGATCCTGGCGACCGCCTACGCGACGAACCGGCCCCTCCATATTCTGACGGACGAAGTGGCTGAGAAGACGGCGCGCGACTGGGAGGGCATTCGCGATTTTTCGCTCGCCCATTTCGAGGAAATGAAACGGATTCTCGACCGTGAGGATCCGTCGTATGCGGCGTGA
- a CDS encoding phytanoyl-CoA dioxygenase family protein has product MLTKEREAFEQDGAVVLRGLFRDWIDTLRQGVECNEAEPGPWFRNYTPERTGGRFFGDYCNWQRIEPFRRFVEQGPSAAIARALMGSQCARIFHEHVLVKEAGADKITPWHHDGPYYCVEAAQTVSLWIPLDPVPRETCVEFVAGSHRWGKLFRPRKFSGVAYDHQSGRLEALPDIEANRGDYRMLGWDLEPGDAIAFDFHTVHGAPGNASASRSRRVVSFRWLGDDAVYADRGGETSPPYPHLAAVLKPGDALPESEFPRLA; this is encoded by the coding sequence ATGTTGACGAAGGAGCGGGAAGCATTCGAACAGGATGGCGCCGTGGTGCTGCGCGGCCTGTTTCGCGACTGGATCGACACCTTACGGCAAGGCGTCGAATGCAACGAGGCCGAACCGGGCCCGTGGTTCCGCAACTATACGCCGGAGCGCACGGGCGGCCGCTTCTTCGGCGACTACTGCAACTGGCAGCGCATCGAACCGTTTCGGCGCTTCGTCGAGCAGGGGCCGTCGGCGGCGATCGCGCGCGCCCTGATGGGCTCGCAGTGCGCGCGTATCTTTCACGAGCACGTGCTGGTCAAGGAAGCCGGAGCGGACAAGATCACGCCCTGGCATCACGACGGGCCCTATTACTGTGTGGAGGCGGCCCAGACCGTCAGTCTCTGGATTCCGCTCGATCCCGTGCCGCGCGAAACCTGTGTCGAATTTGTCGCCGGCTCGCACCGCTGGGGCAAGCTGTTCCGGCCGCGCAAGTTCAGCGGCGTAGCCTACGACCATCAGTCCGGGCGGCTTGAGGCGTTGCCCGACATCGAGGCCAATCGCGGCGACTACCGGATGCTTGGCTGGGATCTCGAACCGGGCGATGCGATCGCCTTCGATTTCCATACGGTGCACGGTGCGCCGGGCAACGCTTCGGCCTCGCGGTCGCGACGCGTGGTCTCGTTCCGCTGGCTCGGCGACGATGCCGTCTATGCCGATCGCGGCGGCGAAACCTCGCCTCCCTATCCCCATCTCGCGGCCGTGCTCAAGCCCGGCGATGCGTTGCCGGAAAGCGAGTTTCCGCGCCTCGCCTGA
- a CDS encoding ABC transporter substrate-binding protein: MNASRLKPRPGSIATALAFALLPTAAFAADTLSVVTFGGAYETAAENAWFKPFTAKTGTSFSTESYDGGLAKLQAMEQARNPTWDLVDMETNDAINACDEGLIEKLDPKMLGKTGDFLPGSLLDCSVAAMVWSTVYAYDTTRFKAPPTTIADFFDLAKFPGKRGMRKSPKAALEWALMADGVAPHDVYKVLATPDGVNRAFKKLDTIKSSIVWWDAGSQAPQLLADGAVVMTQAYNGRIDAAVHDDKKPFRIVWDGQVYDYEWWAVPTGAKHADQAKKFIAFSAQPQAYADLSRYIAYAPPRKDSIPLIDKARLADLPTAPANFKHALQIDATFWADNADAIDKRFQTWLTQ, translated from the coding sequence ATGAACGCTTCTCGCCTCAAGCCGCGCCCTGGTTCCATCGCAACCGCGCTCGCCTTTGCCCTCTTGCCGACCGCAGCCTTTGCGGCCGATACCCTGTCGGTCGTCACGTTCGGCGGCGCCTACGAAACCGCGGCAGAAAATGCCTGGTTCAAGCCGTTCACCGCCAAGACCGGCACCAGCTTCTCGACCGAGTCCTACGACGGCGGCCTGGCCAAGCTGCAGGCGATGGAGCAGGCGAGGAACCCGACCTGGGATCTGGTCGACATGGAGACCAACGATGCAATCAATGCCTGCGACGAAGGCCTGATCGAGAAACTCGATCCGAAGATGCTCGGCAAGACGGGCGATTTCCTGCCGGGCTCGCTGCTCGACTGCTCGGTGGCCGCGATGGTCTGGTCCACCGTGTATGCGTACGACACGACCCGGTTCAAGGCGCCCCCGACCACCATCGCCGATTTCTTCGATCTCGCGAAATTTCCAGGCAAGCGCGGAATGCGCAAGTCGCCGAAGGCAGCGCTCGAATGGGCGCTGATGGCCGACGGCGTGGCGCCGCACGATGTCTACAAGGTGCTGGCCACGCCGGACGGCGTCAACCGGGCGTTCAAGAAGCTCGATACGATCAAGTCCAGCATTGTCTGGTGGGATGCCGGCTCGCAGGCTCCGCAGCTGCTCGCCGACGGCGCGGTGGTCATGACGCAGGCCTACAACGGCCGGATCGACGCTGCGGTGCATGACGACAAAAAGCCGTTCCGGATCGTCTGGGATGGGCAGGTGTACGACTACGAATGGTGGGCTGTGCCGACTGGCGCGAAGCATGCGGATCAGGCGAAGAAATTCATCGCATTCTCCGCGCAGCCGCAGGCCTATGCCGATCTGTCCAGGTACATCGCCTACGCGCCGCCGCGCAAGGATTCGATCCCGCTGATCGACAAGGCGCGGCTGGCCGACCTGCCGACCGCGCCGGCCAACTTCAAGCATGCGTTGCAGATCGACGCGACGTTCTGGGCCGACAACGCAGACGCGATCGACAAGCGCTTCCAGACCTGGCTGACGCAGTAA
- a CDS encoding LysR family transcriptional regulator — protein MDIPQLRYSLRQLRYFVVTAEVLSFTAAARKLHISQPSISTALAELEASFDVQLFIRHHASGLSLTTAGRDMLGLARNLLKNAEELQASARELDGGMSGTIALGCLASLAPPLMPMLISRFLSDFPGVQFDTHEAHQDDLLRGLHDGTLDLALTYSLDLEDDIAFMPLATLPPYAILPERHPLAGTSSVALADLLDEPYVQLDLPHSREYFMALFDPLGRRPVPAFRSAQPEVVRGLVANGLGYSILNFPLKSTRTTDGADFVMRPFRDEVTATTLGIAQSRSMKPRQIIKRFAEFCEAHVHALRQIPSSSGDA, from the coding sequence ATGGACATTCCTCAATTGCGATATTCGCTGCGCCAGCTGCGCTACTTCGTCGTCACGGCGGAAGTGCTGTCATTCACCGCGGCGGCCCGGAAACTGCACATCTCGCAGCCGTCGATCTCGACCGCCCTGGCCGAACTCGAAGCCTCGTTCGACGTGCAGCTGTTCATCCGCCATCATGCAAGCGGGCTGTCGCTGACCACGGCCGGGCGAGACATGCTGGGCCTCGCGCGCAATCTGCTGAAAAACGCGGAAGAACTGCAGGCCAGCGCGCGCGAACTGGACGGCGGCATGTCGGGGACGATCGCGCTCGGCTGCCTCGCATCGCTCGCGCCACCGCTCATGCCCATGCTCATCAGTCGCTTCCTCAGCGATTTCCCCGGCGTCCAGTTCGATACGCACGAAGCCCATCAGGACGATCTGCTGCGCGGTCTGCACGATGGCACGCTCGATCTTGCGCTGACCTATAGCCTCGATCTTGAGGACGACATTGCCTTCATGCCGCTCGCCACGCTCCCTCCCTACGCGATCCTGCCCGAACGACATCCGCTCGCAGGAACCTCCAGCGTCGCACTCGCGGATCTGCTCGACGAACCCTACGTGCAGCTCGACCTGCCTCATAGCCGCGAATATTTCATGGCGCTGTTCGATCCGCTTGGACGCCGCCCCGTACCGGCATTCCGGTCGGCTCAGCCCGAAGTCGTGCGCGGTCTGGTCGCGAACGGCCTCGGCTACAGCATCTTGAACTTTCCGCTGAAATCGACGCGCACGACCGATGGCGCGGATTTCGTCATGCGCCCGTTCCGCGACGAAGTCACGGCAACCACGCTCGGCATCGCCCAGTCGCGCAGCATGAAACCCCGCCAGATCATCAAGCGCTTCGCCGAGTTCTGCGAAGCGCACGTTCACGCTCTGCGCCAGATCCCCAGCTCTTCAGGCGATGCATAG
- a CDS encoding ABC transporter permease encodes MPTHETRLVSTRLALAGLRVHSALVFFFLIAPIIAIVPLSFNSGSYFSYPMDGFSLRWYAQAFGSQNWQHAFANSMGIGAAATLISTGLGTLAALGLARADFPLRGLVMPLLISPMIIPIVVVAAGFYLVFAPLGLVDSYAGVVLAHAALGTPFVVITVTASLLSFDRSLLRAAAGLGASQWTVFRRVTLPLILPAVATGSIFAFATSFDEVIVILFIGGPAQQTVPRRMWSGIRDQIDPSILAVATVLIVFAVALFSSINWLRSRAQAASAAIDA; translated from the coding sequence ATGCCGACACACGAAACCCGACTCGTTTCCACGCGCCTCGCGCTTGCCGGGCTGCGTGTGCACAGTGCGTTGGTGTTTTTCTTTCTGATCGCGCCGATCATCGCGATCGTGCCGCTGTCGTTCAATTCCGGATCCTATTTTTCCTATCCGATGGATGGCTTTTCGCTGCGCTGGTATGCGCAGGCTTTCGGTAGCCAGAACTGGCAGCACGCCTTCGCGAACAGCATGGGCATCGGCGCGGCGGCCACACTGATTTCGACCGGCCTCGGCACACTCGCGGCACTGGGCCTGGCGCGCGCGGACTTTCCGCTGCGCGGGCTGGTCATGCCGCTGCTGATCTCGCCGATGATCATTCCGATCGTGGTCGTCGCGGCCGGCTTCTATCTGGTGTTCGCGCCGCTGGGGCTGGTCGATTCTTACGCGGGCGTCGTGCTCGCGCATGCGGCGCTCGGCACGCCGTTTGTCGTGATTACCGTCACGGCTTCGCTGCTGTCGTTCGACCGCAGCCTGTTGCGCGCGGCGGCCGGACTCGGCGCGTCGCAATGGACGGTGTTCCGGCGCGTGACCCTGCCGCTGATACTACCCGCCGTCGCGACCGGCAGCATCTTCGCATTCGCCACTTCGTTCGACGAGGTGATCGTCATCCTGTTTATCGGCGGTCCCGCTCAGCAGACCGTGCCGCGCCGGATGTGGAGCGGCATCCGCGATCAGATCGATCCGTCGATCCTGGCCGTCGCAACTGTACTGATCGTGTTTGCCGTGGCGCTGTTCAGCAGCATCAACTGGCTGCGTTCGCGCGCGCAGGCGGCCAGCGCGGCGATCGATGCCTGA
- a CDS encoding amino acid ABC transporter permease — MFSLNAFLDGLPLLLHAALMTVGVSAAGLVLGFFVGLAVCSARLSAWRALRIAADLYVRVFRGIPMLVQLLLVYYLLPFVGINVSPLVAAIGTMSLCSAAYVAEILRGGFVTLPPGQIEAARMLGFSSLDRLWRIEVPQVVRATLPLLVNEMVLLIKASSLISVVGVAEITRTAQNIAASTYQPLEAYTAAGLIYFVICGTLALFVHAAERRLNAA; from the coding sequence ATGTTTAGCCTGAATGCCTTCCTCGATGGCTTGCCCTTGTTGCTGCATGCCGCGCTGATGACCGTCGGAGTGTCGGCCGCGGGGCTGGTGCTCGGTTTTTTTGTCGGTCTGGCCGTCTGTTCGGCGCGCCTGTCCGCGTGGCGTGCGCTTCGGATCGCAGCCGATCTGTATGTGCGCGTGTTCCGCGGTATTCCGATGCTCGTGCAGTTGCTGCTTGTGTATTACCTGCTGCCGTTCGTCGGCATCAACGTGTCGCCGCTGGTGGCGGCGATCGGGACGATGTCGTTGTGTTCGGCGGCCTATGTGGCGGAGATCCTGCGTGGCGGCTTCGTGACTCTGCCGCCCGGACAGATCGAGGCGGCGCGCATGCTCGGCTTTTCGTCTCTGGATCGCCTGTGGCGCATCGAGGTGCCCCAGGTGGTGCGCGCGACGCTGCCCCTGCTGGTCAACGAGATGGTGCTGCTGATCAAGGCATCGTCGCTGATCTCGGTGGTTGGCGTCGCGGAGATCACGCGCACGGCGCAGAACATTGCGGCAAGCACCTATCAGCCGCTCGAAGCCTATACGGCGGCGGGGCTGATCTATTTCGTAATCTGTGGAACGCTTGCGCTGTTCGTGCATGCTGCCGAGCGGCGCCTGAACGCCGCTTGA
- the argE gene encoding acetylornithine deacetylase codes for MLPSTLDLLEHLIRFDTRSSESNLPLMAFVQDYLNSCGVASTLVYDDARTKASLFATIGPTDRPGLCLSGHTDVVPTAGQPWTMPPFELTRAADRVYGRGVADMKGFIAAVCAVVPRFVQACTDTPIHLAFSYDEEIGCVGVRPLLARLAQAPVKPAGCIIGEPTGMRVAVAHKGKLAYRCCVRGLAGHSALTHLGVNAADFAAELVTFLRRTARDLRQHGQHDERFDPPYTTVHTGRIHGGIALNVIPDHAEVEFEIRNLPDESPAALLDSARTYAANELIAEMRATYQDSDIEWQQLVAYPGLADESDAAWLKRLACEAVGNDQVRTLSFGTEGGLFQAIGIPTVVCGPGGIEQAHKADEYVTYEQLSKCLTFMDTLVDRLGEPGWTPGA; via the coding sequence TTGCTGCCATCCACGCTCGACCTGCTGGAACACCTGATCCGCTTCGATACGCGCAGTTCGGAATCGAATCTGCCGCTCATGGCGTTCGTACAGGACTATCTGAATAGCTGCGGCGTCGCCTCGACACTCGTGTACGACGACGCACGCACCAAGGCCAGCCTGTTCGCCACGATCGGCCCGACGGATCGTCCCGGGCTGTGCCTGTCGGGACATACGGACGTCGTACCGACGGCCGGCCAGCCGTGGACAATGCCGCCATTCGAGCTGACCCGCGCGGCCGACCGCGTCTACGGGCGAGGCGTCGCGGACATGAAGGGATTCATCGCTGCCGTGTGCGCCGTCGTCCCGCGTTTCGTGCAGGCCTGTACCGATACTCCGATCCATCTGGCCTTCAGCTACGACGAGGAGATCGGCTGTGTCGGCGTGCGTCCTCTGCTGGCCCGACTGGCGCAGGCCCCTGTCAAGCCGGCAGGCTGCATCATCGGTGAACCGACCGGCATGCGCGTCGCCGTCGCCCACAAGGGCAAGCTCGCCTACCGATGCTGCGTGAGGGGGCTGGCCGGGCACTCGGCGCTGACGCACCTGGGCGTCAATGCGGCCGATTTTGCGGCGGAACTTGTCACGTTTCTGCGCCGTACCGCGCGCGATCTCAGACAACACGGCCAGCACGACGAGCGTTTCGACCCGCCATACACCACGGTTCATACCGGCAGGATTCACGGCGGAATTGCGCTCAACGTGATTCCCGATCACGCAGAGGTGGAGTTCGAGATTCGCAATCTGCCGGACGAATCACCCGCGGCTCTGCTCGATTCCGCGCGAACGTACGCCGCGAACGAACTGATTGCCGAAATGCGCGCCACCTACCAGGACAGCGATATCGAGTGGCAGCAACTGGTCGCCTATCCGGGACTCGCGGACGAATCCGACGCAGCATGGCTCAAACGGCTCGCCTGCGAGGCGGTCGGCAACGATCAGGTTCGCACGCTGTCGTTCGGCACCGAAGGCGGGCTGTTCCAGGCGATCGGTATTCCGACCGTCGTCTGCGGCCCCGGCGGGATCGAACAGGCGCACAAGGCCGACGAATATGTGACGTACGAGCAGCTCTCGAAGTGCCTGACTTTCATGGATACGCTCGTCGACAGGCTCGGCGAGCCGGGATGGACACCCGGCGCATGA
- a CDS encoding transporter substrate-binding domain-containing protein has protein sequence MSSFKHWKGLLLTLALCAGSLSAHADDLLSRVKQHGELVVGTEMQFAPFDFLENGQQAGFNKDLFAEVGKIIGVKVRFIDLPWESVLPGLDAGKFDMVAGPLTMTKARMARYAFTYPIADATDALLKRANDTSIKQSSDIAGKVVGAQRTSAQEAQLMAYAASLKPAPTERGYVDNNQAYADLAAGRLSAVANSLTNIAYVAKQRPTVFAVVQPPFGVQVYFAYCMRKDADSQSLDDAFNTALATLNKNGTLGALQKKWFGTVEPMPASLPTPSV, from the coding sequence ATGAGTTCATTCAAGCACTGGAAGGGCCTTCTTCTCACTCTGGCGTTGTGCGCGGGCAGTCTCTCCGCGCATGCCGACGATTTGCTGAGTCGGGTCAAGCAGCATGGCGAACTGGTAGTCGGCACGGAGATGCAGTTCGCCCCGTTCGACTTCCTGGAGAACGGCCAGCAGGCGGGATTCAACAAGGATCTGTTCGCGGAGGTCGGCAAGATCATCGGCGTCAAGGTGCGGTTCATCGATCTGCCGTGGGAGAGCGTGCTGCCCGGGCTCGATGCCGGCAAGTTCGACATGGTGGCCGGTCCGCTGACGATGACGAAGGCGCGCATGGCACGCTATGCGTTCACCTACCCGATCGCCGATGCTACCGATGCGCTGCTCAAGCGCGCCAACGATACGAGCATCAAGCAATCGTCGGATATCGCCGGCAAGGTGGTCGGCGCGCAGCGAACCAGTGCGCAGGAGGCTCAACTGATGGCCTACGCTGCGTCGTTGAAGCCGGCCCCGACGGAGCGCGGGTACGTCGACAACAATCAGGCCTATGCGGATCTCGCGGCCGGGCGCCTGAGCGCAGTCGCGAATTCTCTGACCAACATCGCGTATGTCGCCAAGCAGCGGCCGACGGTGTTTGCCGTCGTGCAGCCGCCGTTCGGCGTGCAGGTCTATTTCGCGTACTGCATGCGCAAGGATGCTGACAGCCAGAGTCTCGACGACGCATTCAACACGGCACTGGCGACCTTGAACAAGAACGGCACGCTGGGCGCGCTGCAGAAGAAGTGGTTCGGGACGGTCGAACCGATGCCGGCTTCGTTGCCGACGCCGAGCGTCTGA
- a CDS encoding amino acid ABC transporter ATP-binding protein: MSDSSDIVQLPVSAASTSAAALVEVRGLYKRYGAVDVLRGVDLTIARSEVTCIIGPSGSGKSTLLRCLAALETYDHGEVRIEGQLLGYVERGGRRVRATASEINRVRRNVGMVFQQFNLWPHMSALANVKEALLRVSGLSNADATQRAGRMLEMVGMSYRADAYPTKLSGGQQQRVAIARALAMEPHIMLFDEPTSALDPELVGEVLQVMKQLARDGMTMAVVTHEMGFAAQMADTVVFIDQGRIAVRGAPGDVFRASENPRLKQFLQNYLDRNAFWSDGSPDRRA; the protein is encoded by the coding sequence ATGAGTGATTCGAGCGACATCGTGCAACTGCCTGTATCGGCTGCATCGACCTCGGCGGCAGCGCTGGTCGAGGTGCGGGGGCTGTACAAGCGCTACGGCGCGGTGGACGTGTTGCGCGGCGTCGATCTGACGATCGCCAGGTCCGAGGTGACCTGCATTATCGGGCCGTCGGGTTCCGGCAAGAGCACGCTGCTGCGCTGCCTGGCCGCGCTGGAGACATACGACCACGGCGAAGTGCGCATCGAAGGCCAATTGCTAGGTTATGTCGAACGCGGCGGCCGGCGCGTGCGCGCGACGGCCAGCGAGATCAACCGGGTTCGTCGCAACGTCGGCATGGTATTCCAGCAGTTCAACCTGTGGCCGCACATGTCCGCGCTCGCGAACGTCAAGGAAGCCCTGCTGCGCGTGAGCGGCCTGTCGAATGCCGACGCGACGCAGCGCGCCGGCCGGATGCTGGAGATGGTGGGCATGTCGTACCGTGCCGACGCCTATCCGACGAAACTGTCGGGCGGCCAGCAGCAGCGCGTGGCGATTGCGCGTGCGCTGGCGATGGAGCCGCACATCATGCTGTTCGACGAGCCGACCTCGGCGCTCGATCCCGAACTCGTCGGCGAAGTCCTGCAGGTCATGAAACAGCTCGCGCGCGACGGCATGACGATGGCGGTCGTCACGCACGAAATGGGGTTCGCGGCACAGATGGCCGATACCGTCGTGTTTATCGACCAGGGGCGTATTGCCGTGCGGGGCGCGCCGGGCGACGTGTTCCGCGCTTCGGAGAATCCGCGGCTCAAGCAGTTCCTGCAGAACTATCTGGATCGGAACGCGTTCTGGTCCGACGGCAGCCCAGACCGTCGCGCATGA